In Nicotiana tabacum cultivar K326 chromosome 10, ASM71507v2, whole genome shotgun sequence, the DNA window CTCAATTAGCTTTTCTTTATTTGACATGCTCTTTTGTTTTTTCATGATCTTATCTCCAATAATCGCTTGGTCATACTTCAACTTCATCTCCGGTTTGTTTGCACAGGAAAAAAATGTCTTGAGTCCATACTTTTGGCAAATGCTTAGAGAAATCATCAAAGTCAAGCAGGATGTCATAAGGTACTATTTCATCCTTTAGCTTTACTATCGATTAATAAATccctttgttgttgatgtttCATCATTATAGCACAGAGTATTCTTTGGTTGTAAAGGACTAAATCATTGTGTTTTGCACATGTTATGTATTTGTGTCAAAAAAGAGCCGTCTTTAATGTAGTTTATATTTCCGACTCCATTGCAGTTGCCTTGAGGCACTTGATAACAATTCTGACATTGATCGGAATGAAACGTTAGGACATTTTATTCAGTTTTCAATATGTGCATCAATTTGGTTCTGCCCCTCAAAAAGAGTAATGAGCTTTTTTTGCTTACTCCATTCTTTCATTTTGTCGCAACCATCATTTCTATATGAACGAATGAAGAAGGTCCGGTTTGGTTCTACCATTTTAAATCCCTATATTTTCTCATGTCTATTTATGCATTCATGTGAGTGATTTCTATCCAACTTCTTTTACTAGAAATGATGAAGATGGTCTCCATTAGGTTGATTAacttttgtcttgttttcaaactGCTGACTTGTTTAAGAACATATGTttcataatttattttctttttataatagTGTTtacttaagaaaaaaaaaattctatcaggctatattttatttttaccaccatgCAGTTAGGAATTACTCATGATTCTAAGGAGTCGTTTGGTAgaatgcattagataaaataatgcatgcattagctttgtgtattaataataccttGTTTGGCAGACATTTTGagcctatgcattagttatgcaagcattagttatacatcctatttggtattatcctatgcataactaatgcatagaaaacaatggtattagcaatgcaatgggttttaatgcatgcattagcttagttaaagacaaaattggccttcaaaatttatgcttgattaaaatatgctagttaatatattaatgcaagtataaaataattcaaatagtgagaaataaaattatttttctagtaaataaataaatagttagCATATTTcgttttttataaataaatatttggttctatattacaatataggtagacaaatcaaataatttttttaaaattttttcatataaaaacatttctAAACATATGTTTCTTTCAAAAAGTTAGAGTGATGGACTGGttttgagggcatttttgtaaacaaacaattcttttagaaattatgcaatgctttaataatcaaaccaaacaatggataagaaatatgtcagcataactaataccagcataactaataccagcattactaatacaccctattcagcattattcttatgcaccctaccaaacgacccctaactgTAAAAGAAAGAGCATATGCAGGTTGTCCATGTTTGTGCTAATAGTAAATGGTTTATCTGTCATGTAAAGTTTTTCTTCTCACAATCTGAAATATGGTTTCAATTTTTACTAGACGTGGAATGGAATTGGTCTGATGAAAATATCTTGTTACGACTATAAGGTACCAACTTGGCAAGTTTTCTTTAGATACCATCGAAACAGAACAAATGTTAATACTGTGGTTATTCTGGTGTTTTGCAGTATTTATAGATCTCCtattcttcttttttgctttatgcACTACAAATATTCTTTTATGCTTTTGTAAGAAATAGTTACACTTGGAATGCATTAAGAATGCTTTCATTAGTGAAGGCTTATGACTAAtcaatgaaaaataaataattcttcCTTTCGAATACTGAATATCGCATTGCTATAAGATCTGTTCTACAGAGTGACTTTGCTGAAGGTGTCCGAGCAGTCTTAGTGGACAAGGATCAGGTTTTTTTCTTGCGTTGCAAGCCCGTGATACTATAATTTCATAAATGTTGGGTTTGTGGTTTCTTAGTGCATTTTTTGGTAAGGAATTTTGACTGAGCTTAGTTGAGGTGTGGTTTCATTTTCTTAAAGATTGAATAAATTTCCTGGTTTATATATTCTTTTTTTCGCAATACAGCTTCATTTGTCCCGTTAGACCCACCATGTTGTATTGTCGATTGAGTCGACTTACAACTTGCAGGAAACTAAAACCTTTGATGATTTTGTTTCCAGAGTCCAAAATGGAATCCGTCTTGCTTGGAGGAAGAAGTTGGAGAATTGAATGTCTGACCGTGCCTGGATATCCTACACTTTTTCAGtagttattattaataaaatactTATCTTTTGATCAATGAGAATACATTTTTATGTGTGTAATCCCAAATGACGCCTCTTCAGATGTTGGCATTATCTCTAAAATGTGATTTATGAGGAAATAAAGTGCAATTGGTGAAAAGAGCAAATGAAGGAGCGTTTTGTAATTTATTCTTCACTTAATTTCTCTCATTATTAACACCCTGTTTAGATTTCCTTTTTCAGTgcaaaattggaaagttgaagaaaatgagtgGAGATCAACACATGGATATGCATTACATGAGCAATATGGGGTTTATTCCGTGACCATAACATAAAATACATGTACTTCAACTGAATATTGTACTTTTTGTACTGTGAAATAGTATTTGTCAAAGTGAAACATACTATAATTGGAAGTGTTTGTTCTGCCGCTCGAAAAGAGTAACGAGCTTTTCTGCTTATTCCATTCTTTCATTTTATCGCAACCATCTCTCAACCCATTAGCAAGTATACACTGCTATACTTTCAGCAGAGAAGATACCAACTCCATTCATATGCTGACATGTTTTTTCATTGCTTAGGAAATACTATCTCATGTGGCAAAAAGCATAAAGATGTTAGTTTTATTTCTGCAATGATAAAATGCAGAAATTCTTATGTCTTGCAAGTGTTCTTGCTTGAGCAATGTTAACTAATCTTACAAGTGATTTTTATCTTCATCACAAAGCAATACTTTTTAAGCAAGAGTTACCATATCACTATTTACGCTATCAAACAGTATTTATCGAAATAAAACACGCTCTAATTAAAAACCCCGGGCCAATCCCATCTAGTAATAACATAAAGACAAAGAAAACTCAAGTTTTTACCactaattaaaaaagaaatttaattaCTCCAAGTCAATTTAGTTTACCAAAAGAGGAAAGTGTGTGTCGTGTTCTATTTTGCCTAAAAATAGCAAGTCAGCCGTTCTCTTCAAAACTTCAACTCCCACCGCCTTTCCAGATCTCTGTGTCTCTTTGTCTTTTCAACTAAAATCTTCATTACTACTTCTTGCTTCTCTCATTCAATTCAATGGCTTCTAAGTTCAATCCTCTCCGATATGACCTTCCTCCAAATACCCGCGCTTGCTTATTCCAGGACCCTAAACAACTCTCTTCTCCTCCCAAAACTCCCATTCAAGATCCAAAACTAATTATCAATGGGGGGTCCACACTCTCTGGCCATGTCAGCATTAGTGGGTCCAAGAACTCAGCTTTACCTATTCTTGCAGCTACCCTTTGCTGCTCTGGATCTTCAAACCTTAAAAATGTACCCTGTTTATCAGATACTAGAACTATGGCTTCAATCTTGGAGTCTCTCGGTGCTCAACTTATGACTTTTAATGGAGAAATAGTGGTTAATACTGATGGACTTCTGTCTGTAGAGCCTGATTCGGCTGAAATTCGGAAACTTAGAGGTGGCTTTTTTGTGTTAGGGCCATTATTGGCTCGATTTGGTGAGGCTACTGTTGGGTTACCTGGTGGGTGTGACATTGGAACTCGGCCTATTGATCTTTATATTCATGGTCTCCAAGCTCTTGGTGCTACAGTTGAGTTGAGGTTGGTGAACTCATTGATTTTCTATTATGTTTTTCACACAAGGTGTTTACACCAAAATAAGCAATTTAACCTTAGTGCCTAAGCCCCAATTTATGTGGCACCTTTGGAATTTCGAGAGCcaaataaatttttcttttactgcAATTTTTTGTATATGCTTTTTAAATATGTGACTTATAGTAGTACTTTTTATGTAGTTTTCAAAgatataaattttatttgaaaaaattaaaagattCCATGTCAAATTCACGCTCAGAATTtaaaaaatttgagttaaaatctAAACAGTGCCACATAAACTGAGACAGTGGGAGTAGTCACAAGTTACAACTTACAAATTAAAGTGAGAGTCAAACATAAGTGTGTATGCCAGACATATTCTATTGTATTTATTGGTTTGGTGTAACACTGGGTGCGATAAGTTCTTACCGGCAGAAAGGTCCAACTAGAGACTTAAATTGGAACTCGTGACACTACCATTTGAAACTGAACTGGCCTCCTTAGAGACTGTTGGATTTAGTCTTTATGGAGTTTTCTTTAAGCTTTTTGACATGGTATTAAGTCCAATGTTTTCAATTTGATTGTGTCATAGTACTGATAGCATGTGAGTTTCTTCAGAATGAGTAGTGATTAACTTTGTGAGTCCACATAGGGATGGAAAAGTGCAAGCACATGTATCAAATGGTAAAGGTTTGACTGGTGCAAGCTTTGGACTTGACTGCCCCAGCGTAGGAGCAACAGAAACTCTTATGATGGCAGCATGTTTGGCTGAGGGAAATACTGTAATCTCAAATGCAGCACAAGTATGAAAGTGTATTGTCTTTCAACTTCTATGACAGTTACTTGAAGTTCCTATCTAAAAATCTGTAATCTTTATTATTAGCCCTTCATTCTGAAATGCACCgagcattttttttaaattgttgTACTTTGATATGTACGATGCAGGAACCAGAGATCATTGACCTTGCTGGCTTCTTGACAAATTGTGGGGCAGCTGTGGAAGGAGCAGGAACAGACACACTGTATATTAGTGGAAGGAGAAGGCTGTATGGTTCTGAGTATAGTATAATGCCCGACAGGATTGAAGCCGGAACTTATATGTTAGCTGCTGCTATTACTCGATCACATATCTCAATGTCGCCTGTCATTTACAGCAATTTGACTTCTTTATTAGACAAGCTTTCACGTGCTGGTTGTAAAATATTACATCTTAGTGATGACACTTTGGAGGTATAGGAAATGTGCTAATGTCTTAATTTTCTTCCATCTCGTGCACATCTTCTTATGATAATTTGGTTCATGAGACCAGCTTTCAGCAGTACCTGGGGCAACTGGAGACAATTTGCAAGGGTTCAGTATCAAGACGCGTCCATTTCCTGGATTTCCGACAGATCTCCAGCCTCTGACAATGGCATTGCTTTCGACATGCAAAGGCATAAGCGTTATTGAGGAAACTGTCTTTGAAAATCGTATGAGCCATGGTATGTGATAATTATGATGCGCAGCTACTTTGGTTGTTTGTCTACAGTCTAGTTGTTTCAAAAATCACCTGCATAGCTCATGTCGGAAGTTTATCCCTGTAGAAGTCATTCTACAATCTGGATTATTGACTTGTCATTCTACTTGACCCCCTAGTAAATATACCACTGTACTGCTCAAATAAAATGTGACTGCTAACTGCAACTCATTGTGTtgatttccatctttcttgagaaCTACTTGGAATCATGAAACCCCAATTGCTTTGGTAATTTTAAGTTTGTACTTCGGCTAATAATTC includes these proteins:
- the LOC107763358 gene encoding uncharacterized protein LOC107763358 isoform X1, with translation MASKFNPLRYDLPPNTRACLFQDPKQLSSPPKTPIQDPKLIINGGSTLSGHVSISGSKNSALPILAATLCCSGSSNLKNVPCLSDTRTMASILESLGAQLMTFNGEIVVNTDGLLSVEPDSAEIRKLRGGFFVLGPLLARFGEATVGLPGGCDIGTRPIDLYIHGLQALGATVELRDGKVQAHVSNGKGLTGASFGLDCPSVGATETLMMAACLAEGNTVISNAAQEPEIIDLAGFLTNCGAAVEGAGTDTLYISGRRRLYGSEYSIMPDRIEAGTYMLAAAITRSHISMSPVIYSNLTSLLDKLSRAGCKILHLSDDTLELSAVPGATGDNLQGFSIKTRPFPGFPTDLQPLTMALLSTCKGISVIEETVFENRMSHVTELQKFGAKIQVCGSTALVFGKGNASPLCGSQVIATDLRGGMSLVLAGLAAEGCTEISGISHVDRGYESLEMKLQGLGANVTRMTSSSGPSQNFGISFASL
- the LOC107763358 gene encoding uncharacterized protein LOC107763358 isoform X2 gives rise to the protein MASKFNPLRYDLPPNTRACLFQDPKQLSSPPKTPIQDPKLIINGGSTLSGHVSISGSKNSALPILAATLCCSGSSNLKNVPCLSDTRTMASILESLGAQLMTFNGEIVVNTDGLLSVEPDSAEIRKLRGGFFVLGPLLARFGEATVGLPGGCDIGTRPIDLYIHGLQALGATVELRDGKVQAHVSNGKGLTGASFGLDCPSVGATETLMMAACLAEGNTVISNAAQEPEIIDLAGFLTNCGAAVEGAGTDTLYISGRRRLYGSEYSIMPDRIEAGTYMLAAAITRSHISMSPVIYSNLTSLLDKLSRAGCKILHLSDDTLELSAVPGATGDNLQGFSIKTRPFPGFPTDLQPLTMALLSTCKGISVIEETVFENRMSHELQKFGAKIQVCGSTALVFGKGNASPLCGSQVIATDLRGGMSLVLAGLAAEGCTEISGISHVDRGYESLEMKLQGLGANVTRMTSSSGPSQNFGISFASL